The segment GTTTTTTTTATGATTTAACAAGAATTGAGCTTTTAATTCTTACTATAACTATAACCATGGTTTTAGCAGGAGAGATGATTAATACAGCAATAGAATTTGCCATAGATGCTACGACAAATTATTATCATCCTTTAGCTAAAATAGCAAAAAATGTTTCAGCAGGTGCTGTGCTTATTACAGCTATAAATGCAGTATTAGTTGGATATATTATATTTTGGGATAGATTAAGACCACTTGCATTTACAGTTATAAAAAAAATAAAAAATTCTGATCCATATATGATTTTTTTAGTACTAGTAATAGTATCTCTAGCTACAGTAATTGCAAAAGCAATTTTTGGGGAGGGAACTCCTTTAAAAGGAGGTATGCCAAGTGGGCACAGTGCTCTTGGATTTTCTATAGCAACTATAATAGCAGTTCTTACAGAAGAGCCTACAGCAATAATTTTAAGTTATTTAATGGCAACATTAATTGCTCAAAGTAGAGTTGACTCAAAAGTTCATTCAATTATTGAGGTAATAGCAGGAGCAATTTTTGGTACATCTATAACTTTATTAATATTTAAACTATTTTATTAGAGAAAAAAATTAAAAATTTTCAAATTTCATTAATACATGATATAATTTAAATACTAATATTGTATAAGACATAAATTATATTACATTAGGGGGTACTAAAATGGATTATAAACAATTAATAAAAGAAGCTTTAAAATATAGAGAGAATGCATATTCTCCTTATTCAAATTTTAAAGTAGGTGCAGCAGTTATAATGGATGACGGTAAAATATATGGAGGATGTAATATAGAAAATGCTTCTTATGGAGCTACTAACTGTGCTGAAAGAACTGCTATTTTTTCAGCAGTAGCACAAGGAAATAAAAAATTAAAAGCTATCGCTTTAGTAGGTGACTTAGCTACTTATACTACACCATGTGGAATTTGTAGACAGGTAATAAGTGAATTTAGTGATGAAAATACAGATATAATTCTTGTGAAAAATGAAGATGATTATAAAATACAAAAGCTAGAAGACTTATTCCCAGGAGCATTTACTAAAGAAGACTTATTAAAATAGGAGGTTACATGTTTAAATCAGGATTTATATCAATTATAGGAAGACCAAACGTTGGGAAATCTACACTTATTAATGAAATATTAGGGGAGAAGTTATCTATAGTATCTTGTAGACCACAAACTACAAGAAATAATATTCGTGCAATATTAACAAAAGATGAATACCAGTTAGTTTTTTTAGATACTCCAGGAATTCATAAACCAAGACATAAACTTGGTGAGTATATGGTAAAAGCAGCGCAAAGTTCAAAAGATGAAGTAGACTTAATAGTATTTATAACAACTCCACAAAGTGAAATTGGTAAGGGAGATGAATTAATACTAGAAAATATAAAAAATTCAAAGAAACCAGTGTTTCTAATTGTAAATAAAATAGATGAAAATCCACCTGAATTAGTAGCTGAAACTTTAAAAAAATACTCTGAATATATGGAGTTTAAAGAGATAATACCTATATCTGCTCAAAAAAATAAAAATGTAGATACACTATTAAATTTAATGATTAAATATATGCCAAAAGGACCAAAATACTATCCAGATGATATGATAACAGATGTACAAGAAAGATTTGTAGTTTCAGAGATAATAAGAGAAAAAGCATTAAAATTATTATCAGAGGAAGTTCCACATGGTATAGCTGTTGAAATTATTTCAATGAACCAAGCTAAAAATGG is part of the Clostridium botulinum genome and harbors:
- a CDS encoding diacylglycerol kinase, translating into MVFLIKRVKKFMDSFNYAIEGIIYSVRTQRNMKIHSIATLLVLSACFFYDLTRIELLILTITITMVLAGEMINTAIEFAIDATTNYYHPLAKIAKNVSAGAVLITAINAVLVGYIIFWDRLRPLAFTVIKKIKNSDPYMIFLVLVIVSLATVIAKAIFGEGTPLKGGMPSGHSALGFSIATIIAVLTEEPTAIILSYLMATLIAQSRVDSKVHSIIEVIAGAIFGTSITLLIFKLFY
- a CDS encoding cytidine deaminase, which translates into the protein MDYKQLIKEALKYRENAYSPYSNFKVGAAVIMDDGKIYGGCNIENASYGATNCAERTAIFSAVAQGNKKLKAIALVGDLATYTTPCGICRQVISEFSDENTDIILVKNEDDYKIQKLEDLFPGAFTKEDLLK
- the era gene encoding GTPase Era, with product MFKSGFISIIGRPNVGKSTLINEILGEKLSIVSCRPQTTRNNIRAILTKDEYQLVFLDTPGIHKPRHKLGEYMVKAAQSSKDEVDLIVFITTPQSEIGKGDELILENIKNSKKPVFLIVNKIDENPPELVAETLKKYSEYMEFKEIIPISAQKNKNVDTLLNLMIKYMPKGPKYYPDDMITDVQERFVVSEIIREKALKLLSEEVPHGIAVEIISMNQAKNGTYHIDANLLCEKDSHKGIVIGKGGQMLKRIGTYARQDISKFLDAKVNLKVWVRVKKEWRDSNFMLKELGYKE